AAGATATGCTCGGCATCCCACTTGGCGGCATAAGGCGCCAATTCGGCATCGGAAAATTGCTTGGCAGTATCAGCAAAAGCCTGCTGATCTTCGGTCAGGTTAAAATTCACAAAAAGTTCCTCGATAAATCACAGATTAACCTTCACTATTGCCCCAGTCTTGCCGCTCAAAGTTAAAGACTAAAAGCTAGATACTAAAAACTAGATGCCAAAAGTTAAGCATCAACAATCAAGCACACTAATTCGAGTGCTCTACTTGTGTTGCCAACAGTTAGTCCGCTGTTTGTGCTTTTTAACAATTGCTATATTCGACCAATTTATTTTGGTTCTGTTCTTATTCTTGTTTGGGTTTTGACTTATGGCGATACCTTTAACAGTAACGCTGCCAGTACCTAAGCAAGTGTTAAAAAAGCCTGTTGTAATATATTTAGGTTGTTTACGATTATTGCTTATTTATACTAATCATCAGTTACATCTATTGATAATCAGCGTTATTCGCCAAGCCAGCGTTATTGTTATTTTTAATGCGAAGCCTCAATTGGCAGCCGCTGGCTTAACCTTTACGTTATAAAAAGCGCTATTAAAAGTGCTTTAAAAAGCTAGAACATTTCCAATGCAACTGCGGTTGCTTCACCACCACCAATACATAGTGATGCCACGCCTTTTGATAGGCCTTTATTTTTTAACGCGTGAATTAGCGTAACCATAATACGCGCACCACTCGCACCTAGTGGGTGACCAAGTGCACACGCACCGCCATTGATATTCACTTTCTCAACATCTAGGCCTAATTTATCAATACCTAGCATGGCCACCATGGCGAAGGCTTCGTTAATTTCAAACAAATCAACATCAGCAACTGACCAACCAGCGCGATCTAACAATTTACTCATGGCACCAACGGGAGCAGCAGTGAATTCTTCTGGCGCCTGCGCGTGCGTTGCATGAGCGATAATTTTACAAATTGGTGTTAAGCCGCGCTTTTCAGCTTCTGATTGCTTCATCAGTACCAGCGCCGCTGCGCCATCTGAAATTGAGCTAGAATTAGCAGCGGTCACCGTCCCGTCTTTTTTAAATGCTGGACGCAACGAAGGAATTTTTTCTGGGCGGGCATTACCCGGTTGCTCATCAGTATCAACAATCGTATCACCACGACGAGATGAAACCGTCACTGGCGTGATTTCATTAGTAAATGCGCCTGATTCAATTGCAGCATTAGCGCGAGATAAGGAGCGAATCGCGTATTCGTCCATGGCTTCACGAGTGTAATTTTCATCATCTGCCATTGATTGGGCAAAACAGCCCATTGCGACGCTATCGTTCGCATTTTCAAGACCATCCATCATCATATGATCAATGACTTGACCATGTCCCATGCGCATACCACCGCGAGCTTTTGGCAACATGTAAGGTGCGTTTGACATGCTTTCCATGCCACCAGCGACAGCGACATCAATCGAGCCGACCAATAATGAATCGTGGACATCCATGACTGACTTCATACCTGAGCCACACACTTTATTAATGGTATTGGCGAGTGTTGATTGCGCAAGCCCAGCACCTAAGGCTGCTTGACGCGCAGGCGCCTGTTTTAAGCCTGCCGGTAACACACAGCCCATCACGACTTCATCGATTTGATCTGAGCCTAAACCAGCTTGATCAACCGCAGCTTTTATCGCGACACTACCTAATTGTGGCGCGGTAACTGATGATAATGAACCTTGAAAACCGCCCATTGGCGTGCGCGTTGCTGAAACAATTACTACGGGATCTGACACTGACATAACCTAGTCTCCACTTTTACTTTTTTGCATATGGTATTGCATTTAGTGTTAATCGTTGTGCCACTAATGACTTAAGAACATTAGCGGCTCATATTGGTATTAATGGCGGCTAGCCTATCTTAAATTCACCTTTACGCCAACGTTAAGTCAAACCACAAACGGGCTAAATGCTGATACGAATTGGCAAATACTCTAGAGCAATCTCAAGCTTGGATCTGCCTTTGACGCAAAGTTAACTGCGCCAAACACTCGACTAGCTGTAACCTTTTGCTTACAAAAAGTACGATTATCTTAGCTAACCCTCAGCTTTACCTTAACGTAAACTTACCCTATATTGGTGAGCAAGTAAATTTTCATTATTTTCCGTTTTTATATGTCGAGTAACACACAAAGCCACGCCAAATCTGATGCCAGTGCAGCAGTTAAAACTTATGCCATTGGCGAATTGGCAAAAGAGTTTGATATCACCACACGTAGTATCCGCTTTTATGAAGATCAGGGCTTGTTAGCCCCCACCCGTCGCGGCCAAACCAGAATTTACAGCTTGCGCGATCGCGTTCGCTTAAAACTTATTTTGCGCGGTAAGCGCCTTGGCTTCTCGTTGGCAGAAACGGGGCGATTATTTGAACTCTACGATGTAGACAAGACCAGCGCGAAGCAGCTGGAAACCATCTTGGAATTAATTGCTGATAAAAAAGCAGATCTTCACCAGCAACTGGAAGACATCAAAATCGTGCTGGTGGAACTAACAAATTTAGAACAAAGCTGTTTAAACACCTTAGCTAAGGTAACTAATCGCTAGCTATACAACCAAGTGAGACTGTGCTTAACGACTAACTCAAAATAAAAATGATTAAGCACAGTCCACTACTTAAGTGCGCGCTGATTAAGTGCACTAAGCAAAATAAACATTACAACAAGAGCCATTTACAACGCTGATTATCTCGCCTACTCGCCCGCTCGAGTTGAGCAGTTAATCAAACAATTAAGGAACATCCATGATTGCCAGTTTTTCTTCTTTAAATTTTAACCTCGGTGAAACCGTTGACATGATCCGCGATCAGGTTAACGCCTTTGCCCGCGATGAAATTGCGCCACGAGCTGCACAAATCGATATCGACAATGAATTTCCGATGGATTTGTGGCGTAAGTTTGGCGATCTTGGCTTATTGGGGATGACCGTTGAAGAAGAATATGGCGGCACAGGTTTGGGTTACCTAGCACATGTAGTTGCTATGCAAGAAATCAGTCGCGCGTCTGCATCGGTTGGCCTGAGCTACGGTGCCATGTCGAACCTATGCTTAAATCAATTACGTAAAAACGGTAGTCACGAACAGAAACTAAAATACCTACCTAAGCTTTGCAGCGGCGAGCATATTGGCGCCTTGGCAATGTCTGAACCAAATGCCGGTTCTGATGTAGTCAGTATGAAGTTAAAGGCCGAGAAGCGCGGCGATGTTTACGTGTTAAACGGCAATAAAATGTGGATCACCAATGGCCCAGATGCACATGTTTACATTATCTACGCAAAAACCGATGTTACTGCTGGTTCAAAAGGCATTACCGCCTTTATTGTTGAGCGAGACTTCCCTGGCTTTAGTCGCCATCAAAAACTCGACAAGCTAGGCATGCGTGGCTCAAACACCTGTGAGCTAGTGTTTGAGAACTGTGAAGTACCGGCTGAAAATGTGCTTGGCGCAGAAGGCAAAGGTGTTGGCGTATTAATGTCGGGCCTAGATTACGAGCGTGTTGTCCTTTCTGGGGGGCCACTGGGCATTATGGACGCCTGTATGGATCTCGTTGTGCCTTATATTCATGATCGCCAGCAATTTGGTCAATCGATAGGTGAATTCCAGTTAGTACAAGGCAAGGTCGCCGATATGTACACCCAGATGAACGCAGCTAAA
The nucleotide sequence above comes from Thalassotalea euphylliae. Encoded proteins:
- a CDS encoding acetyl-CoA C-acyltransferase, which produces MSVSDPVVIVSATRTPMGGFQGSLSSVTAPQLGSVAIKAAVDQAGLGSDQIDEVVMGCVLPAGLKQAPARQAALGAGLAQSTLANTINKVCGSGMKSVMDVHDSLLVGSIDVAVAGGMESMSNAPYMLPKARGGMRMGHGQVIDHMMMDGLENANDSVAMGCFAQSMADDENYTREAMDEYAIRSLSRANAAIESGAFTNEITPVTVSSRRGDTIVDTDEQPGNARPEKIPSLRPAFKKDGTVTAANSSSISDGAAALVLMKQSEAEKRGLTPICKIIAHATHAQAPEEFTAAPVGAMSKLLDRAGWSVADVDLFEINEAFAMVAMLGIDKLGLDVEKVNINGGACALGHPLGASGARIMVTLIHALKNKGLSKGVASLCIGGGEATAVALEMF
- a CDS encoding MerR family transcriptional regulator, giving the protein MSSNTQSHAKSDASAAVKTYAIGELAKEFDITTRSIRFYEDQGLLAPTRRGQTRIYSLRDRVRLKLILRGKRLGFSLAETGRLFELYDVDKTSAKQLETILELIADKKADLHQQLEDIKIVLVELTNLEQSCLNTLAKVTNR
- a CDS encoding isovaleryl-CoA dehydrogenase gives rise to the protein MIASFSSLNFNLGETVDMIRDQVNAFARDEIAPRAAQIDIDNEFPMDLWRKFGDLGLLGMTVEEEYGGTGLGYLAHVVAMQEISRASASVGLSYGAMSNLCLNQLRKNGSHEQKLKYLPKLCSGEHIGALAMSEPNAGSDVVSMKLKAEKRGDVYVLNGNKMWITNGPDAHVYIIYAKTDVTAGSKGITAFIVERDFPGFSRHQKLDKLGMRGSNTCELVFENCEVPAENVLGAEGKGVGVLMSGLDYERVVLSGGPLGIMDACMDLVVPYIHDRQQFGQSIGEFQLVQGKVADMYTQMNAAKSYIYMVAQACDRGETTRKDAAGVILYSAELATKMALDAIQLLGGNGYINEFPAGRLLRDAKLYEIGAGTSEIRRMLIGRELFNESK